The Bernardetia sp. ABR2-2B DNA window AGTCGCTTGTCAATTTTATAAAAGAAGGTAATGCGCTTGTTTTGGATTTGAGAAATGTAAAATATGGGAATCTTGAAAGCATAGCTACACTTTTACATGTTTTTTCAGAAGAAAATAATAAACTAATAAATGAGAAACAGTATGCTTTTGGAAATTATCAAACAGCACAAAATCAAATATTACCTATAACACTTCCTACAAAAGAAAGTAATGGAAAGGAAGGAAAAAAGTTTGCTAAAGCCATCAAAAAACTATCAAGAATTGATTCAAACCTTCCTATTTACATTCTAACAAACAAAAATACAGCAGGATTGACTAATTTTTTTATTCATTTTCTTCAAAAAAAGCGTCCCAAAACGACTTTTGTAGTTGGTCAGCCTACTTCTGAAAACTGGCAACTTACCAAAGAATGTGATATTTATTCGACAATGCCTTTCATTGTGCCTTTTGCAACATTAAGAAATACGACAAACGAAAAATTCAATTATTCTATTTTGCCTACTTTTTATTCTCAAAATCCAAAAGAAACAGCATTTTTAAAAGCCTTTCAAAATTTTAAAGAAGAGTATCAATATCCAGAAAGCAAAGATATAATGGAATACGTCCAGACGTATTTTGAAGCTGACCAAACAAAACTAAATGATAGTATTACCTCAACTGATTTTCTACAAAAATATACAGGAAAATATGAAAATGAAAAAATTGTTTTGATTGATAAAACCAGTAAAAAGTTACTTCTGATTCATTATAATGATACAATTTCTTTGAAACAGATAAATGAGAATACATTTATGCCTAAGAATTTTTATCAAAACAAACAAGCAACAAAAAATGACTTTTTTTATATGAATATGAATGTTCAGCCTGTTTTTTATAATTTTTCCTTAGACAAGCAAAACGAGAATAAAGAGAAGAGCTATAAAATGAACATCAAATATTCAGATAAAACTAGAATTAGCTACGATTTTGAAGAAGAAATAGAAAATTCTTTTTTTGATAAAAATAAAATAGAAGTAACTCAACCTAAAGTCAAAACAAATATTGGAAAAAGTATCATGGCTGATGAAAATTTAGATTCTCTTCGTCAGATTTTTGCTAAACTTGATTTTAAGGAACGCACTCGCCTTTTCAAAACTTATACGCTCAACAATCCTGCACAAGATTTTGAAGTAGAAACCATTACTGGCGATAAATATATGCTTTCTGATTTGGCAGGAAAAGTTATTGTTATCAATTATTGGTTTATTGGTCGTGCGCCTTGTTTGCAAGAAATGCCACAACTCAATAAATTAGCAGAAGAATATGCAGGTAAAGGAGTGATTTTTTTGGCTGTTTCAAGAATGGATACTAAAAAGCAAATTGAAAAATTCTTACAGAAAAAGCAGTTTTATTATGATATAATGGCAGATTCTAAAATTTTGACTGAAAACTATTTCATTCCTCTTTTTCCAACCAATATAATTATTGACAGAACAGGAACTGTTATTTTTGGAGAAATTGGCTACAAAGAAAGCATCTATGAAGAAATGAAAAGGGCTTTGAATAGTTTGATTGTAGAGTAATTTTGTATATTGTTTAGAAAACAAATCAAAGATTGGAGCAGTATCTACATTTTTTGTGCTTCAAGTTATATTTAAGATTCAGATAGTCAAGAGGTAATTTTAGCAAGATGTTTTAAAATATAATTATGTGATAGGTTTTGTCTTTGATATGAGTAATGAAAATATTTATATTTGAATTACACAATTACGTCTATTAATTCGTTAATAGTAATAGAATCATTATTCAAGTAATACAATACACAAACTATGAAAACCATAAAATTTTACTTTTTTTTAGTCATTATATATATATGTTATGTAAGCAGCGTTTTTTCTCAAAATATTTCCTTGACTGCCACTACTGGAACTCCAACTGCTGGATATGTAGATTTTACTGCTGCCTTTAATGCCATTAATGCAGGAACTCACGGAGGTATAGTTACCTTAACAGTAAATAATGGATTCAATGAAAACGGAGCAACTCTAAATGCTCCTCCAGCTGTGGGAACGCCTTATACAAGCGTACGTATTCAAGTGAATTTACTATTATTTACAGATGCAATAGTGCGAGGGAATGGAAATAATCCTATCTTGATTTTTGACGGAGCAAAAAATGTAACTATTGACGGAGGTGTAGCAGGAACTAGGCGTTTAGTAATAGTAAACACTAAAAATACGGGTTCTACAACCAACGCCATTGCTTTACAAATAAGTAATGATGCACAAAATATAGATATTCAGAATACTAAATTTGCATCTGGAGTACAGGCTATTTCAAGAGGAACTATCTCATTTATTTCTGGAAGTATAGCAGATTTACATACTGTCTTGATTAGAGACTGTGAAATTTATGATGCTAATAGCACAACTGTAGGAGGAGGTTTTCCTTCAAGAGCTATTGTAGCAGTAAATGGTGGAAACAGAAATATAAGAAATGTAAATATTGCTACTAATCTTATTTATAATTATCATTCTTCATCAAATGCTGTAGGGTATGCCAATTCAGATGGTGCGACAGGTATTTTTTTATTTGATGATGCTCACTCTTGGACAATAGAAAATAATCGTATTTTTCAGAATGCTACACGCTCTTATAATTATAATACTACAACATCTGCTGTTCGTTTAGGAACAGGTTATGGACATATTATACAAAATAATACTATTGGTTATGGTAGTTCTTTTTCTACTGGAAACTATACAATATCTTCTACTACTCGTGAGTTACGTTTTGTAGGAATTTGGTTATATAATCAATCTACAACAGATTCTACAAATATTACAGGAAATACGATTCGTAATTTTGATTTTACTACTGATAGCAATAAAAATGGAGAAATTAGTTCAAATCCGAGAGGTGTTTGGTGTGGCATTACAGTTAGTAACCCAACAAATGAAACAACTGCACAAACTGGTAGAATAGGAATAAATAATAATACAATAGGCGACCCAATAGATAATACTGCACCTTATTCTATCCAAACAAATAACTTTCAAAGTGGAGGTGAAGTTGTAGGAGTTTATGTTACGCATCAAGGAAATTATATGAGCATTGATAATAACACCTTGGCAAGTGTGGCTACTTTTACAAACAACAATAGTCATACGTCCTATATTTTCGGAATTGATGCAAGAGGCAATGGAGATAAAAATATAAGGGGAAATATATTACAATATTTATACGCAGGAAATACAAGTGATAATAATAACAGTGGCTCACATGTAGATGCTATGTTGGTTTTTGGTAGTGGTACACACTCTATAGCTAACAATAATTTTTTGGATATAACCTCACATGGAACAGGTAGTTTTTATGTAAGTGGAGTGCTGTATGCTCTACAAGGAAGGAATATTATTCTAGGAAATCAAATCCGAAATATTGAATCAAAAGGAAGAGGAATTACATCAACAGACCCAACATTTGCTTATGGTTTTGCAGGGCGTTCGGCTACCTTATTTGGTATGCGTGTAGCAGGTACTGGAGAGCAAATAGTTGGCGTAAATATTATTTCAAATCTACGTGGAAATATTAGAGCAAATGTAGCAGCAGCAGACTTAGGAGTTGCCGCCATAGGCTTGGGAGATAATAATACAGTAGGAAGAGCCTTCGGAAATAGAATTTATGATATTCAGCTCAATCAAGGTATTGCTACTTCCCTAAGTACAAGTGGAGTAGCTGGAATGGTTGTAAATAATGCTGTTAGTCAGTGGGATGTCTATAATAATATGGTTTCATTAGCTCCTCCAAATAATGTAGCCGTTTTAGGTATTGCTAGTGATGGAGTAAATAATGTATCACGATTTTTATTCAATAGTGTTTATATTGGTGGTGGAACAGCTAGTGGTTCGGAAGCTTCTGGTTGTTTGTATCGTGCAAGTAATAGCACGATTACGATGCGTAATAATTTGCTTTTTAATGAACGTATAGCAGGTGGAGTGGCAAACTTTTGTTTGCTTTTTCGTTCGAACGGAGGAAGCATAACTAACGATTACAATACCTACCTACCAAGAAGCACAACAAGTATGGTGGCTTTACTTCAAGCAGGAGGTACTCCAGCAGCAGGAGATTTTTGTCCTAATTTAGCAGCCTTAAAAGCCAAAAATGTAAATTTTGATAGATTTAGTTGGTCGCACCAACAAGCAAGTACACCAACAGCTACTGATTTATTTGTAAATCCAACACTAGGAGATTTACATATTAACACAACAAATCAAGCAGCTTGGTATTCTAGTGGAAAAGGAGAACAAAATGCACTAGCTTTTGAAGATATAGATAGAGACAGTCGTTCGACGACTGTTTTTACAGGAACAACAGATATTGGCGCAGATGAATTTGACCTTGATAGAGATGCAAACCCAGCTCCACAAGCAGTACAGACAGGAACAATAGGCGCAGGAAATACAACAACTTACACTTGGGCAGACAAAAAAATAGGAGAGATAACATGGGGAGCAGGTGGAACACTACCAACTTCTATGAATTTTCGTTATTTTTCTGGTGAAACTCCTCCTAGCTCAAATTTCTTGAATGCAGAATTTCAAGATGGTTTTTGGCTCGTAGAACCACAAACAGGCTCTTTTAGTGGAACTGATTATACCGTACAATTTGATTTTGGTCCTCATGAAACAGGCACGGTAGCTGCTCCTTCTGCTAATATTATTCTGACAAAAAGAGATGGAGGTTGGGAGTTTTATAATCATTCTAATACACTTACGCCTTTGCGTTCTACTCGTGATTATGTAAGTTCTCCAAAAACGATGACCGTACCAGGACTAACTACTTTCTCTGACTTTACACTTACATCAGAGGTATTTCCTCTGCCTGTTGAGTGGCTTTCTTTTGATGGAAAATTAATAAATAATAAAGAAATAAAACTAGATTGGAGTACAATATCTGAAACAAATCATAGTCATTTTGAAGTAGAAAGAATGAATACTTCTACTAAAGAATTTATGAAGCTAGGAAGCATTTATGAGCCAAATTCAAAAGATAACTTTAAGAAGAAATATAATTTTGTAGATAACGAGCCACAAGTAGGGAATAATTATTATCGCATTAAGCAGATAGATGAAGGTAATATTGATTATTCTTACTCAAATATTGTGGAGGTAAGTTATGAAATTTCTGCTGAAACTATTTTTATCTCACCTAATCCAGTTTCTAAAAATAGAATACAAGTAAATATTCCTCAATTAGAGAGCAATCAAGGAGCTTATTTAGAGGTTTATGATGCAATAGGTAGAAAATATCTTTCTAAAGAGTTAGTTGATACAAAAACAGATATTATACTTCCTCAACTACGAAAAGGTATTTATATAATAGTTATTCAAATGAATCAAAAGCGAGTTAGCAGAAAAATAATAGTAGAGTAATTATATTACAGAAGCAAAAACTCCTTTATTTAATCAAATAAAGGAGTTTTTTAACCTATTTCAACTCGTAATTGCTCTATTTATCAAATTGCATAAATGAGTTTTTTATGTATTTATAGAATTAATTTTTTAGTAAAAATACAGCTTTTGAGTGTGGTAAGCAAGAAGAGAGTTTTTTGATTAAATTTTGGTTTGTATAATTCAAATTACTTTCCTCTTGATTTTTAAAAACTTGTTTTTGAATTTACAAACTAGAATGAGATTAGCTTGTTTAGAAACTAAAAATAAGATTTTTTATACATTACTTTAGTTACCATTCCTTTTTCCAAATAGATTATCAATTCGTAGTTATTAAATGTTGAGTATGATAAAATATCTATTATATTGGTGTCTTGAGATGTATATTTTTCATCTGAATCTCCTAGTTTTGCTATTACTTCTTTTTTGGTCAATCCTATTAATTCTTCATTTTTTAATAAGGTAATTACCATGTTATCATTTTTATATGCTGATTTATTCCATTCTTTACTATCAAAAGGAGTATGATAATTGAGTTTTTCTATTGATTTGTAGGTGAAAACACAAAGCACTATAAAAGGAAGAATATTGAGTGAAACAGCTAAATGTTGTTTATTTCTTCTCCAGTGTTTCAATCCTAATGTTAGAGAAAACATAAAAACTAGACTGGCAATAAGCGTAGGAATTATTTGTTTTACTCCACTCATTTTCCATTCTTGAGCTTCAGGAAAAGTAGAAGTAAAGAAGAAAGTAACTAGCAAGGTAACAGCAGTTGTGATACTGCTTATTACTATTCCCCAAAAGCAATCTATTATTTTTTTTACCATAAATTTAAAAACATTGAGAACTGTCTGATACTTAAAAACCTACTTCAACTCCTCTCTCAAAAACTTAGCTGTATAACTTTTTTTGTTTTTAGCTACTTTTTCAGGCGTTCCTTCTACCAAAATCTGTCCACCTGCTGCGCCTCCTTCCATACCTAAATCAATAATCCAATCAGCCATTTTGATGACATCTAAATTGTGTTCAATGACCAAAACAGTATTTCCTTTTCCTACTAGCTTATTCAAAACATCTAGCAAAAACTGAACGTCTTTAAAGTGCAAACCTGTTGTTGGCTCATCAAGAATATAGAATGTTTTTCCTGTATCTTTTTTCGATAGTTCACTAGAAAGCTTTACACGTTGTGCCTCTCCACCTGAAAGCGTTGTGGCGTGTTGTCCTAAAGTAATATAACCCAAACCAACATCATTGAGTGTTTTGATTCTACGTAAAATATTAGGTTGGTTAGCAAAAAACTCCGAAGCTTCTTCTACACTCATCTCCAATACATCAGCAATAGATTTTCCTTTGAAGCGAATTTCTAAGGTTTCTCTATTGTAGCGTTTTCCTTTACACATCGGACATTCTACATGAACGTCTGGTAAAAAGTCCATTTCTATAAGTTTTCTTCCTGCGCCTTCGCACTCTTCGCAACGTCCACCTTTTACATTAAACGAAAAACGACCAGGTTTGTAACCTCTTACTTTTGCTTCTGGAAGCTGCGTAAATAATGCACGAATATCCGTAAAAACACCTGTATAAGTAGCAGGATTCGAACGAGGAGTACGACCAATAGGCGATTGATCGACTTCAATAACCTTATCAATATTCTTTAATCCTTCAATTTCTTTATAGTCTAAAGGCGTTTTGACACCTCTATAAATATGTTTGTTCAGAATTGGATAAAGCGTGTCATGAATCAATGTAGATTTCCCAGAACCCGAAACGCCTGTAACACAAATCATTTTTCCGAGTGGAAAATGTGCCGTTACATTTCTCAAATTATTTCCTGTTGCACCTTTTAAAATGAGCTCTTTATCATTTCCTTTTCTACGCTCTGTCGGTACTTCAATCTTTTTTTGTTCATTAAGATATTGCGCTGTTGTGCTGTCTCCTTTCAAAAATTCGGTTGGCGTTCCTGCTTCTACAACTCTTCCTCCGTGTCTTCCTGCACCTGGTCCTATGTCTATTAGATAATCGGCTGCCAACATCATATCTTTATCGTGTTCTACAACAATTACTGTATTTCCCAAATCACGCAAATCTTGCAATGCCTTAATCAATTTTACATTATCTCTTGAATGAAGTCCGATACTTGGCTCGTCCAAAATATACAACACTCCGACAAGCTGTGTTCCGATTTGTGTAGCCAAACGAATACGTTGCGCTTCTCCACCAGATAAGGTTCTGACAGGTCGGTCAAGGGTCAGATAATCTAAACCAACATCAAGTAAAAATCCGATTCTTTTTCTAATTTCTTTCAAAATTTCGGCAGCAATAATATTTTGTCTATCCTCTAAACGGCTTTCAATATCTTCAAAAAATTCTCCTAACTGACCAATATCTTTTTGTGCTAATTCTGAGATATTTTTTTCTGCAATCTTGAAATATAATGATTCTTTTTTTAGTCTTGCTCCTTCACAAGTTGGACAAATTTTTACAGTCAGATAATCACGTAAATTAGATTGTTTTTTGGATTTTCCACTATCTAGCTGATAGGTTTCCAAATAATCAATCACACCTTCAAATTCGCTATTCCAAGTACGGTCAGAAGATTTGGCTTTTACTTTTACAATTTCTTTTGAACCATAAAGAATTTTTTTCTGAATTTTCTTATCAATATCTTTCCAAACTGTCGTAATATTTACCTTTTGACTTTTCATAAAGGCAGCTAATTTTTTAAAAAAATACGTATCACGGTATTCTCCTAAGGGCGCAATCGCTCCACGACTAATACTGATAGTTTCATCTGGAATAATAGATTCTTCGGTAAGCTGTTCTATTTTGCCCAAACCATTACAGGTCTGACACATTCCGTAAGGCGAATTAAACGAAAAAATATTTGGTGCTGGTTCATCGTACGCAATTCCTGTAGTGGGACACATCAAAAAACGAGAGAAAAAACGAGCTTCCTTATTTTTATTATCGTTGTCATGTTCTTGTACCATCACAATTCCGTTTCCGACCTTCATAGCTGTTTTCAAAGATGCCATAATACGCTTTTCATCATCTCTTGAAACGATTATTCTATCAATGACAACCTCAATATCGTGCGTTTTGTAACGGTCGGTTTGCATCTTTGGAACTAAATCCATTATCTCCCCATCAATTCTGACTTTTGTATAACCACTTTTGCGAAGTTGTACAAAAAGCTCTCTATAATGTCCTTTACGTCCTTTTACAACTGGCGCAAGAAGTACCAATTTTTTATCTTTATACTCTTCAAAAATTATCTCTGAAATCTGTTCTTCTGTTTGGCGAATCATTCTTTCGCCCGTATTATACGAATAAGCAATACCTGCACGAGCATACAAAAGACGCATAAAATCGTAAATTTCTGTCGTCGTTCCAACTGTTGAGCGTGGATTTTTAGAAGTCGTTTTTTGTTCGATACTAATAACTGGACTAAGACCATTGATTTTATCTACATCTGGACGCTCCAAATTTCCCAAAAAAGAACGTGCATACGCCGAAAAACTCTCCATATAACGACGCTGCCCTTCTGCATAAATGGTATCAAAGGCAAGCGATGACTTTCCACTTCCACTAATCCCAGTAATGACGATAAGCTGCTCACGAGGAAAAGAAATATCAATATCTTTCAAATTATGCTCTCTCGCTCCAAAAATTTCTATAAAATCAGTTGTGTTGGGATGATTTCCATTCGAATGAATAGAATCTACAACTGTTTTAGTTTGTTCTGTTTTGCTTTTCGTTTGCTTTGTTGTCTTACTTTTGGTTTTTTGGGGAGTAGCTGATGCCATAATTATATTCTAGGGAAGTAAATTTCTATATTATTTTTTATGCTAAACAAAGGTAACAAATTTATAGCCTTTTGGTTAGAATTTTAGCAAGATTTGAATACATTATAAGCTACTCTTCCATATAAACAACTTCAAAATTACGATTAATATACCCCATTTTCTTTTTATTTGTGGTTTCATCTATTTGTTTAATGGCTGCTAATTCTCCATAAAAAGGAGAAATATAATCATACTCTTTATCAATAAACTTTCTTTTTACAACATCAAAAACTTTCCACTTACCATTTTCTGATACAGCAATATATTTTTCGGATAGAATACTCTCAACACCTTTAAAACTTCCTTTCAAAATTATTTCTCCTTCGAAATTAATGATAGAATAGATGTTGAAATCTGAATATTTTAAAGTAATTAACTTTTGGTTAGGAATAATATGAACTCTGTGATAATAAAGAATGTAACTGTTAGCAGTAGTAGATTTGAGTATAATTTCATTTTTATCATTTATTAAAGCTGGTTCTGGTATTACTACCCCCATAAATTCGGACATAAGTTTGTATGTACAGAGAGCATATCGTTCTTTACCAATTTGTTCAAATCCTTGATTATCATATGATAATATTTCACTTGAGATTTCTTCTGTTACATTTCCATCTTTATCTATATAAAGATATTTACTAGCTCTTATGCTATAAGAAGGACTATCAGTTTCATTGAGGTTGTATAAAGCATCCTCTGTTTTATAGATAAGAAGGGTATCAAAATTTTCGTTAGGAGAACTGATTTCTTCTGGTTTAGCATCTATTATATAATCACCTCTATAATTGAATATATAAATTTTGCCTTTTGAATGAATAAAGTAGCTGTTTTTCAATGGATTAACATGACCTTTTATTGTCGTTTTTTTTACTTTATCGGTAGAATCAAGATGAAAAATTTCATGGAATCCATCTTCTAATTCTTTAGCCACCCATTTATTATATATATAATATCCTCCAGCACAACACTGTTCTGGTTTGTTTTCTAAACAGTAACTGTCAATAATTTTACCCTTTTTATCAAAAAGGTAATAGCAGGAATCGTTGATAACAGGCAAATAATATTCTTCATTAGAAGAGTGAAGATAATCATATACTATTGGAATAATGACTTCATTATTTTTATTTATGAATCCATATTTACCATTTTGTTCAACGGTAGCTAGTCCATTTCCATTCTCTTTGAAATAAGAAGCTTGATCATATTGAGGTTCAATAATAAATGTTCCTGTTTTATCTATAAAACCATGTTTTCCATTTTTTATGGCTGGATATAACAGGCTATCTTGAGCAAATGAAGTAGAAAGTGTTAGTAGAAGAGCAGAAATAAAAAATAGTAGTTTCATAGCAAAAATATAAGGGCGAGTTAAGCTAATTTATAAAATAGAATGGTTTTTTGAGTAGAAAGTAACAAAATTAATTGTCATATTTGTAGATTGAGAACTCTATATTTGTAGTGTTTGACGGAAGTATTTAGGTTTGTAAAACGTAATTGTAGAAATAAATATGCAGAATTATGAAATTACTTGAAGAAGATTTTACTGGAAATGATAAAGATATAGTTGCTAATTTTGAACGAAAGAAAACAATAATTCTAAGAAAACTAGAAGCAGTAAAAGATAAGGAAACACTTGTAAATTCTTTGCTGAAAATTAGTAAGCCCTTATCAAGTCAATCTAAATGGTATATAATTGCTACGGATATTTTTACGATTTATGAAAATAAAATACTGAATCAGAAAGATAATTCTTCTTCACAATTTCATCCGATGGCAAAACAAAATGTATCTCAAAATGAAATATCCAATTATAAATCTAGTTTTCCAATAGAAGAACAGCAGCTTATAAATATATTCTTTAGAGCTTGTATGGAAGCCAAAAGAGAGAAAGTAGCTAAAAAATTAGTGCAATTATCAGAAGAAAATGGCTTTGCGATAGAAGATGAGAAAGGGTATAAAGCTAAATTTTTAAAGAAGAAAAAAATGACTAAACAAGATATTAAGCATTATGTGTTTGCTTTAGCCATTGCTATCTTTGTTATTTCTGCATTATATCTACTAGATTTAGATGAAGAGGTAAGAGACAAATGGGTAAATTACTCGTTATTGGGGTTGGCTTTTGTAGAATTAGGATTGGCTTTATATATAAGATATAAGTCGCAGTTTTTTGACTAAATCATTATTACTTTTGCGTATTTTAAAAATAAAATTATGATTGTAAAACTAGCTGAAGGAACTTTGAAAACAAAGTTTGGCGAATTTAAAGAAGTTCTCTATTATGATGGACAAAAAGAATCTATTGCTTTTATGATGGGAGAAATTGAAAATGAAGAAGATGTACTTTGTAGAGTGCATTCTTCTTGTATTTTTGGTCATTACTTTAATAGTATTGAATGTGATTGTCAAGAGCAAATGGATATTTCTCAAGAGCTTATCCAAAAAGCAGGAAAAGGAATTATTATCTTATTAGAACAGGAAGGGAAAGGAAATGGACATTTTGCACTTTTGAATAGTGTAAAGCACAAAAGAGAAG harbors:
- a CDS encoding WG repeat-containing protein is translated as MKLLFFISALLLTLSTSFAQDSLLYPAIKNGKHGFIDKTGTFIIEPQYDQASYFKENGNGLATVEQNGKYGFINKNNEVIIPIVYDYLHSSNEEYYLPVINDSCYYLFDKKGKIIDSYCLENKPEQCCAGGYYIYNKWVAKELEDGFHEIFHLDSTDKVKKTTIKGHVNPLKNSYFIHSKGKIYIFNYRGDYIIDAKPEEISSPNENFDTLLIYKTEDALYNLNETDSPSYSIRASKYLYIDKDGNVTEEISSEILSYDNQGFEQIGKERYALCTYKLMSEFMGVVIPEPALINDKNEIILKSTTANSYILYYHRVHIIPNQKLITLKYSDFNIYSIINFEGEIILKGSFKGVESILSEKYIAVSENGKWKVFDVVKRKFIDKEYDYISPFYGELAAIKQIDETTNKKKMGYINRNFEVVYMEE
- a CDS encoding redoxin domain-containing protein produces the protein MKIILTLLLLFSFSFSAFSQTPHIDSRDLEEIQEKLDLYLEYYPDSAQKIALRKKIESFFETEKQLSRSNAMEFVEKLNQELKKENELFEFSYKHTSLLSLYSTKHHFVRAAKYDSLDEKSKIYSKKWIKNYEIKNGRSEFPYTSEYYKKGFFSFLRKKDKYINTAVLREKMRKAALISQNYGIANQEIQEGNIRYLKLTEWLFDKDIEKTKSLVNFIKEGNALVLDLRNVKYGNLESIATLLHVFSEENNKLINEKQYAFGNYQTAQNQILPITLPTKESNGKEGKKFAKAIKKLSRIDSNLPIYILTNKNTAGLTNFFIHFLQKKRPKTTFVVGQPTSENWQLTKECDIYSTMPFIVPFATLRNTTNEKFNYSILPTFYSQNPKETAFLKAFQNFKEEYQYPESKDIMEYVQTYFEADQTKLNDSITSTDFLQKYTGKYENEKIVLIDKTSKKLLLIHYNDTISLKQINENTFMPKNFYQNKQATKNDFFYMNMNVQPVFYNFSLDKQNENKEKSYKMNIKYSDKTRISYDFEEEIENSFFDKNKIEVTQPKVKTNIGKSIMADENLDSLRQIFAKLDFKERTRLFKTYTLNNPAQDFEVETITGDKYMLSDLAGKVIVINYWFIGRAPCLQEMPQLNKLAEEYAGKGVIFLAVSRMDTKKQIEKFLQKKQFYYDIMADSKILTENYFIPLFPTNIIIDRTGTVIFGEIGYKESIYEEMKRALNSLIVE
- a CDS encoding GTP cyclohydrolase, which produces MIVKLAEGTLKTKFGEFKEVLYYDGQKESIAFMMGEIENEEDVLCRVHSSCIFGHYFNSIECDCQEQMDISQELIQKAGKGIIILLEQEGKGNGHFALLNSVKHKREGVKQADAYQAVGFEADARNFNSAAKILKDLNVKSIRMLTGNVNKIKTLTQFGIEVSGIQDVIL
- a CDS encoding T9SS type A sorting domain-containing protein, with translation MKTIKFYFFLVIIYICYVSSVFSQNISLTATTGTPTAGYVDFTAAFNAINAGTHGGIVTLTVNNGFNENGATLNAPPAVGTPYTSVRIQVNLLLFTDAIVRGNGNNPILIFDGAKNVTIDGGVAGTRRLVIVNTKNTGSTTNAIALQISNDAQNIDIQNTKFASGVQAISRGTISFISGSIADLHTVLIRDCEIYDANSTTVGGGFPSRAIVAVNGGNRNIRNVNIATNLIYNYHSSSNAVGYANSDGATGIFLFDDAHSWTIENNRIFQNATRSYNYNTTTSAVRLGTGYGHIIQNNTIGYGSSFSTGNYTISSTTRELRFVGIWLYNQSTTDSTNITGNTIRNFDFTTDSNKNGEISSNPRGVWCGITVSNPTNETTAQTGRIGINNNTIGDPIDNTAPYSIQTNNFQSGGEVVGVYVTHQGNYMSIDNNTLASVATFTNNNSHTSYIFGIDARGNGDKNIRGNILQYLYAGNTSDNNNSGSHVDAMLVFGSGTHSIANNNFLDITSHGTGSFYVSGVLYALQGRNIILGNQIRNIESKGRGITSTDPTFAYGFAGRSATLFGMRVAGTGEQIVGVNIISNLRGNIRANVAAADLGVAAIGLGDNNTVGRAFGNRIYDIQLNQGIATSLSTSGVAGMVVNNAVSQWDVYNNMVSLAPPNNVAVLGIASDGVNNVSRFLFNSVYIGGGTASGSEASGCLYRASNSTITMRNNLLFNERIAGGVANFCLLFRSNGGSITNDYNTYLPRSTTSMVALLQAGGTPAAGDFCPNLAALKAKNVNFDRFSWSHQQASTPTATDLFVNPTLGDLHINTTNQAAWYSSGKGEQNALAFEDIDRDSRSTTVFTGTTDIGADEFDLDRDANPAPQAVQTGTIGAGNTTTYTWADKKIGEITWGAGGTLPTSMNFRYFSGETPPSSNFLNAEFQDGFWLVEPQTGSFSGTDYTVQFDFGPHETGTVAAPSANIILTKRDGGWEFYNHSNTLTPLRSTRDYVSSPKTMTVPGLTTFSDFTLTSEVFPLPVEWLSFDGKLINNKEIKLDWSTISETNHSHFEVERMNTSTKEFMKLGSIYEPNSKDNFKKKYNFVDNEPQVGNNYYRIKQIDEGNIDYSYSNIVEVSYEISAETIFISPNPVSKNRIQVNIPQLESNQGAYLEVYDAIGRKYLSKELVDTKTDIILPQLRKGIYIIVIQMNQKRVSRKIIVE
- the uvrA gene encoding excinuclease ABC subunit UvrA; its protein translation is MASATPQKTKSKTTKQTKSKTEQTKTVVDSIHSNGNHPNTTDFIEIFGAREHNLKDIDISFPREQLIVITGISGSGKSSLAFDTIYAEGQRRYMESFSAYARSFLGNLERPDVDKINGLSPVISIEQKTTSKNPRSTVGTTTEIYDFMRLLYARAGIAYSYNTGERMIRQTEEQISEIIFEEYKDKKLVLLAPVVKGRKGHYRELFVQLRKSGYTKVRIDGEIMDLVPKMQTDRYKTHDIEVVIDRIIVSRDDEKRIMASLKTAMKVGNGIVMVQEHDNDNKNKEARFFSRFLMCPTTGIAYDEPAPNIFSFNSPYGMCQTCNGLGKIEQLTEESIIPDETISISRGAIAPLGEYRDTYFFKKLAAFMKSQKVNITTVWKDIDKKIQKKILYGSKEIVKVKAKSSDRTWNSEFEGVIDYLETYQLDSGKSKKQSNLRDYLTVKICPTCEGARLKKESLYFKIAEKNISELAQKDIGQLGEFFEDIESRLEDRQNIIAAEILKEIRKRIGFLLDVGLDYLTLDRPVRTLSGGEAQRIRLATQIGTQLVGVLYILDEPSIGLHSRDNVKLIKALQDLRDLGNTVIVVEHDKDMMLAADYLIDIGPGAGRHGGRVVEAGTPTEFLKGDSTTAQYLNEQKKIEVPTERRKGNDKELILKGATGNNLRNVTAHFPLGKMICVTGVSGSGKSTLIHDTLYPILNKHIYRGVKTPLDYKEIEGLKNIDKVIEVDQSPIGRTPRSNPATYTGVFTDIRALFTQLPEAKVRGYKPGRFSFNVKGGRCEECEGAGRKLIEMDFLPDVHVECPMCKGKRYNRETLEIRFKGKSIADVLEMSVEEASEFFANQPNILRRIKTLNDVGLGYITLGQHATTLSGGEAQRVKLSSELSKKDTGKTFYILDEPTTGLHFKDVQFLLDVLNKLVGKGNTVLVIEHNLDVIKMADWIIDLGMEGGAAGGQILVEGTPEKVAKNKKSYTAKFLREELK